The sequence ATAATGAACAGGCTAAAGGAAGTTTGAATAAGCAAATAAATAAAGCTGAGCGTTTATTCTTGCAACAAACTGAAATTTTAGCAACCTTAGATAGTTTTTCGACAGATGATGGAAACTCATTTAGTGATGGTTTGAGTGTGACAGAATTACAGGCGCTAAAAGTTGAGAATATTAGCAATGTTAAATTACAAGCAGAGGCAATTGATAAAAAAGCAGAGTTGATATCCTGGGTAGAATATAGTGATGTTACTGAACTGTCAATAACACAATTGTTTACAGATAAAAAAGAAAATCGTTTAGCCAAAAATGTTAGCGAAAAGAATTTGAAAGATATTCGTGAAAAACTGGATGATATTAAAAATGACTCGCGTAAAAAAGAACTCAGTGATAAAATCGATAAAGCCGATAAATTATTAGCTGCTCAAAAAAAGAAAGACAAAAAACAGTAAATAAAAAAACGTCGATATGACGTTTTTTATTTACTGTTTTTTTGAAGAGCGTTAAATAATCCAGGCATCGCATCTGTAATTAAATTAAACGTTTCTTGAAAATCCCCCGTATAATAAGGGTCAGGCACATCAACTAAGTTGGTATTTGGTGAGAAGTGTAAGAGCGTGTGTAATTCACCAATATAGTTTGAAGGTGCGAGTGCTTGTATATCTTTTAAGTTCTGTGAATCCATCGCAATGATGTAATCGTAAACATCGAAGTCTTTAACATTTATTTGACGGGCATAGATATCAGCATAACTAATGTTGTTTTCAATCAGTTTTTCGCGTGTACCGCTATGTGGTTCTTTGCCTATATGCCAATCCCCAGTTCCTGCAGAATCGCTAATATAATTCAAATTGCGTATTATCGTTTCATTTCGAAAAATCGCTTCAGCCATTGTTGATCGGCAAATATTTCCTAGACAAACAAATAACACGTTTGGTTGTGTCATATCAATTCCTCCATTCATTTGTAATTTCAGTTAATAATTGTTTTGTGTGAGGCAATGCTAAGATAGATAACCAATCGTTAAGCCAATCAGCAGGTAGCTTTCGTTTGAAATATAACACTTGTTCCAAAACTGCATTTGCTATGGCTAATTGTTCCTCAACAGTACCCTCGATAAAACGTCTAGCCATCTGTTGTGTCCAAAATGTTTTGTCGGGTAGATCTTCCAACGCGTTGAGTGAAGTCAAAAAATCTTCTTGGTTATAATATTTTAGATGAAAAGTTATTTTATCGTGAGACCAATCTAGCATAGCTTCCTCTGGAGTAAAGAGATGCTGCGACATTTTAGCAATAAATTTAGTAAAGGATGTTGCGAGAACCATAGTATTTAGTGTTTCAAAATCCGCAAACAATATTACGGGAGAGACATTCTCTTCTAAATAATGAAAACCAATCATACGGGGACCATCAATTGCAAAGTAAAAAGTTGTCCCAGCTAACGTTTGCTCATGTTCATAACCAGTAGTACTTGTTACCTTTTCAATAGAAAGAAAGCGGTATGTTTCTAAAAAATCAAACCCATAAGATGTAGGTTCAATTGTTGATAAAAAATTTTTATCCAATAGCGTATCAGTATTTAATTGTGAAAATTCGAGATAATCATTAGGGATACTATAGTTTGTATTTTTTGAATCAGTCCAGTAAGAACTCATGCTTTCACCTTTTCGTTTCATCTATTTTTAAGATACGATTAACAATATTCGCAACCGTTTCACTTTCAAGTTGGTTTTCCATTTTTTTTTGTGCAGTAATCAAAGACTCATTTAATGCTTCTTCAATATTGGCACCCACTAAACAAGCTGGATTAGGGTGTTCATGGATTTGAAAAAGATTGTTTTCTTCTACACTGTCAACTGCACGATAGACATCAAGTAATGTAATATCATCTAGACTACGAATTAAAGTGGCACCTTTGGAACCACGATGATTTGCAACGAGTTGAGCATTTTTCAATTGGCCAATAATGCGTCGGATGACGACGGGATTTGTATTAACACTTGCTGCCAAAGATTCAGAAGTAATACCAGTTGCTTTATTTAAGTGTAACAGGCTTAAAATATGAATGGCGACAGAAAAACGGCTACTAATTTTCATGTGAACAGCCTCCTCTTCTTAATTATAGGAACCTGAATAGAGAGCTGTCAATGATAATGTTCTCATGTAAGTCGTATAACTAAAAAAAGGAATCGATTTGCGTTATAATAGAGGAAGTTAAGAGTTCTTAAAATTCTTTTTGGAGGTATGTCTAATGAAAACAGTTAAAGCAACAGATACTAAACAATTCTTAAATCATCAAGTAGCAAATTACGGTTTGTTTTATACAAAACTTCACCAGTTACATTGGTATGTTAAAGGATCACATTTCTTTACATTACATGTTAAATTTGAAGAATTATACGATGAAACAACAGCTATTTTAGATGAAATTGCTGAGCGTTTAATTGCAATTGGTGGGGCTCCTTATTCAACTCTAAAAGAGTTTATTGATCACTCTAGTATTGAAGAGAAACCTTATACAGAACCATTGACACAAGATCAAATGGTCGAGACTGTGATTGCAGATTTAACAACCTTACGAGATGAACTTGTTGAAGGTATCGCAATCAGTGATGAAGAAAATGACTCAGTAACCAATGATTTATTGATTTCAAAAAAAGCATCAATCGATACACACATCTGGTTCTACACAGCATTTTTAGGTCAAGATCCAGTTCCTGCTAAAAAATAATAATTTGAGTTTTTATAGCAAGCTAAAGCCTGATTATTTATAATCAGGCTTTTTTTATAAAAAATATTAAAAGTAGCGATATAACGACCTTTATATAGAGTGTTTAGGCGCAAAATATGTTAAAGTAAGATAAGCTATTAATACGTTTGAGGAGGGAAAAAAATGAAAATTAATGTAACTGATCAAGCAATGGTATTCTTTGAAGCCGAATTTGATACTGAGCGAACTCCAAATATTCGCCTGTTTGCAAAATATGGTGGTGATAGTAATATTCACCATGGTTTTTCGGTAGGTATAACAGCCGAATTACCTGAAGATCCAATTGTTACAGTTAAAGTTGGAGACTTGAATTTTTATGTTGAAGAGACAGATTACTGGTATTTTGATGGTTATGATTGGAATATTGATTATGATAAGAAAACTGATTTACTCGATTTTGGTCCAATCGTGTCGTAATCAGATCGGGGGAAAATGAAAGAATTGATTGAAATTATGCAAAAAAAATCAGTGCGTCGATTATTGATTTTTGCATTGTTAATTTTCATCTTATATACACTACGAAGTATGTTAAATGTGATGTTACTGACATTTATTTTTGCTTTCTTAGTGGATCGTTTAGAAACATTGGTTGTGAAGTATACGAAGTTACCTCGTAAATTGATTGTGGTATTAATATACACTTCTGTGGTGGCGTTATTCTATGCAACCATTACACATTACTTACCAGTAATTGTTAAGCAAGTAACACAACTGTTTAACAGTACTGTTGGATTCTTTAGTCAAGGAACAAGCAATAGATTTATTGCAATGGCTGTCGACTTTATGGATAAATATAACATAAAGAAATATATGGATACAGGTGTTGACTTCCTTGTCTCTTCATTAACAAGTATGAGCAGTATTACTCTCAATGTATTTATTGCATTGTTATTGAGTTTCTTCTTCTCATTAAGTAAAGAACACTTAGTAAGTTTCACAAAAGGATTCAAACATAGTGCTATTGGTTTTATCTATGACGAAGTAGCATATTTTGGTTCTCGATTTGTCGGAACTTTTGGTAAAGTAATGGAAGCTCAGTTTATTATTGCGTTTTTCAATACATTAGCAACAACACTTGTTTTATGGTTATTAAACTTCCCTCAACTTGTTAGTCTTGCATTAATGATTTTTGTATTGAGTTTGATACCTGTCGCAGGTGTTGTCATTTCATTGATTCCATTAAGTATTATCGGTTATACAATTGGTGGAATTACAGATGTTATTTACATGATTATTACAGTTATTGTGATACATGCAATTGAGGCATATATTCTCAATCCGAAGATTATGTCTTCAAAAACAGAATTGCCGATTTTTTATACCTTTATTGTATTGATTTTCAGTGAGCACTTCTTTGGTGTTTGGGGATTAATTATAGGTATTCCGGTGTTTATGTTCTTAGTAGATGTTATTGGTGCTAAACCAGAGCCAAAAGAAAAAAAGCCGATTATAAATAATATTACCAAAAAAATAAAACGAAAATAAAGCAAGGAAGCTAACATGACCTTCATCTTTTTTTCTTGCCAATACAAAAAGCCCTGACATAAGAGTCTGGGCTTTTTGTAATTTCTATAGTAGTTATTTTGTAGGTACAGACCACAAAAATTTGCCAATACGTTCATCAACACTATCATTTTCATGTAAACCAGAGTGAGTGCCGCTTGATCCTTTTACAATTTGTGTTTGTAAGGGGTTGTGTTTGAAAATATCTTCAGCAAGTAACGCACTTTCGAGTGTAACCGAACCATCTCCACCTTTTTCTTTATCGACATAACCAGCAACTATTAAAAAAGCAGTACTTTTTGGCAAAGTTTCAGACATACGTTGGGAAATTTTGCGCTGTGCTTTTTCTTCGTTGTTAATCTTTTTATTATAATCAGTCGGAGATAAAGGGACGCCGATATAAACTAGTTTATTAACAGTCGGACGTTCTTTATTGTCATGGTTTAAAGCTAAGTAGACAGTTAAAGAACTTCCACCCATTGAATGTGTGACGACGTTTATTTTCTTTATGTCATCTTCCTTATGTAGATAAGTCATGACATTTTTTATGTAACCAGCTTGCGTTTTTAAATTTTCCTTATTAGAAACAAAAATTACATTTATAAGTGGATTTTTTGTCGTTTTATCATAGGTTCCAATTGGAGTCACTGTTCCATCAGTGTCAACTCGAAGTGTTTGAGAAGTGGTTCCCCAACCGTACTTTGAGTTAAAACGATTAATCATTCCGCCGAATGAACGTTCATTACCATTAAATCCATGAATAAAGAGTGTAGGAATCTGTGTAGACTGAGCTTTGGGATAAGAAGGTTGTAGTGCAATCAATATTGAAATCATCACGGCAAAAGTAATTACAGGTATGAGACAATAAGAAAGCCAATTTCGTTTATTCATGATTCACCTCATTCTTTTAATACAATAATTATATCTTAATAATGAAACTTTGTGGTGTTTTTTTGTTTTAGAAAAGTAATTTAATTAAAAGGCTACTCTTTTAATTAAAATCATGTAAAATAAAGGGAATAACAATTAACAGAATTATCTAACTAAAATGGGGTGTTAGGGTGCGTGAAATAATTAAAGAGAGCCAGCGTATTGTTGTGAAAGTGGGAACTTCAACAATAATGTATTCGAATGGCAAAATCAATCTTCGTACAATTGAGCGATTGGTAAGAGTACTGGCGGATTTATCAAATCAAGGTAAAGAAGTAATTTTAGTATCATCCGGTGCAATCGGTGTTGGCAGCCATAAATTACAATTAAAGACGCCACCTGTAGAAATGGCAGAAAAACAGGCAATTGCAGCTGTAGGACAATCAGAATTAATGCACATCTATAGCAAACTATTTGGTGAATATGGTCATGTAGTTGGTCAAATATTACTCACACGTGATGTTATTGATTTTCCTGATAGTCGAAAAAATGTTACAAATACATTTGAGATGATGTTAAATAAAGGGATTATCCCAATCGTTAATGAAAATGATACCGTAAGTGTTAATGAAATTGAGCATGTTACACGTTTTGGCGACAATGATCAATTATCTGCGATTGTAAGTGAAGTCACAACGGCTGATTTACTTATTCTGTTATCGGATATCGATGGGTTATTCGATAGTGACCCTAATTTTAATCCAAACGCTAAACTTATCAGTGAGGTAAAAGAAATCACACCTTATATTGTTAATTTAGCAGGTGGTGAAGGAAGTCGCTTTGGAACCGGTGGTATGGTAACTAAAATTGAAGCGGCAAAAAGAGTTGTGAACAATCAATCGAGAATGTTAATTACAAACGGAGCAGATCCTTATATACTCTATGATTTATTAGAGGGGAAAAATATAGGTACACTTTTTAGTAATGAATAGGAGGGAAAATGATGAGTGATTTAATTAAACAAGCTGAACAAGCAAAAAAAATGGCCTACCAACTAGCAATTTTAAGTACACCTGCTAAAAATAATGCTTTGAAAGCAATAGCAATAGCACTTCGTGAAGACGTTGCTTATTTGTTAAATGAGAATAAAAAAGACTTGGAAAGTGCGGAAGCAAATGGTGTTGCAAAACCGATGTTAGCACGCTTACTTATCGATGAAGCAGCAGTTGAAGCAATGGCTATTGGTGTAGAGCAGGTTGCAACCTTACCAGACCCTGTGGGCGAACGTGTGCAATCTTGGGTCAATGAAGCAGGGCTGCGTATTTCAGAAGAACGTGTACCTTTAGGCGTAATCGGAATCATTTATGAGTCACGACCTAATGTTACGGTTGATGCGGCTGCTTTGTGTTTGAAAACAGGTAATGCAACGATTTTACGTGGTGGTAAAGAAGCGATACATTCAAATCGGGCGCTTGTTAAAGTCATTCAAAAAGCGTTACAACCATTACAACTTGAATTTGCAGTCCAGTTAGTGCAAGATACATCGCGGGAAACAGCAAAAGAATTGATGAAGTTAAATGGTTTTATAGATGTATTAATCCCACGTGGAAGTGCGGGTTTAATTCAAACAGTTGTAAAAGAAGCAACAGTTCCTGTAATCGAAACAGGAACAGGAAATTGCCATATTTATATCGATCAATCAGCTGATTTAATGCAAGCAATTGAAATTGTTAGCAATGCAAAAGTGCAACGACCGTCCGCTTGTAATGCCGTTGAAACGGTATTAGTACATGAAGCAATTGCCGCTGAAATATTACCTCGTTTGGTAGGCACTTTAGAGGATCAAGGTGTTGAAATTCGTGGGGATGAAACAGTACAAGCAATTAAAGAAACAGTAAAAGAAGCAACAGTTTCTGATTATGAGACAGAGTTTTTAGATCTAATTTTAGCAATTAAAGTAGTACCCTCAACAACAGCTGCAATTGCTCACATTGCTCAGTATAGTACAAAACACTCAGAAGCAATCCTGACTAATTCTTATCGTGATAGCCAAGTATTCACGAAGGAAGTGGATGCTGCTGTTGTCTATGTCAACGCGTCCACTCGTTTTACTGATGGATTTGAATTTGGATTTGGTGCTGAGATAGGAATTAGCACTCAAAAACTACATGCTCGTGGACCAATGGGGTTACCACAACTGACATCTATTAAGTATGTTGTGAATGGTGAGGGGCAATTGCGCCGTTAACTCAGTCTTAAGTTGTAGATAAATATCATTCTGTAGCAGCTATAGTGATTACAAACTTATTGTTATACTTAGTATATTCACAAGAGTAAGGAGATAAGAACTATGCCAATTCTATTTATGCTTCTCGTTGTAGCGTTAGGAATTTTGTTGTTCCTCTCGTTTTGGTCAGTGTTGGTGATCTGTATCGGCCTAGGATTCATTTATTACGGGCTTCAACAGTTTAAAATCGCTAAAGGATGGGTAAAGTGGTTGCATCCGATTGTCGTTATTCTCGGTATCGGATTAGTTATTAGCCAGTGGAAATTTGCACTGTTTGTAACAATCGTGAGTGTTGGCTTTTACTATATTAACAAACACAAGCGAGCAAATGCTAAAAATCGAAATCAGAGTGTATTTGAATACAAACCTTAGGAGGAATTAGATATGAGAGATGTACGTAAATCAGTAGAAGATAAAGCACGCGGATTAAAAAAACAAGTAGAAGCAAGTGTTAATGATGTGGTACGCCAAGGTAAACAAACATGGCGTAAATGGCAATATGATGATATGCCGCAATTAGAATCATATGATCGTTATATTCGTAAAGTGAAACGCGATTTAAGTGATGTTGATTCGATTATGGCAAAAAAACGCGACTTAGCACTTGAAGTAACGGAACTTTATAACAACGCACAATCGCAATTGATTAAACGCACAGCACAAGCAGCTCAAGCTGCTAAAGAAGGCGAAACACGCCTAGCTGATTTAGCGAATAAAGAAGTTGCATTTTACGAAATTCAAGTAGAAAAATTAGAAAAACTTCAAGCTAAAATGACAGAAGATCTTAGTGTCTTAGAACAACGTTACTATGAAATCCAAGTGAAATGGAAAGACATTGAAGTAGAGCGTCTAGAGTTTGTAAGTGATACAACGCAAGAACGTGCAGAAGCTAAAATGGGTGAAGTTTTACACAACCTTTCATGGGGGTCAATCGAAGAAGCTGTTCAAAACGTTGAAAAAGAAGAGCTAGAAGAAGTTAAAGAAGCAGAAACTAAAGATGCAACGACTTTAGATGAATTAATGGAGCAATTAGAAGAAAAATATCCTGATGCGCCAAAAGAAGAAACAACTAAAGAAGAAACAAAAGACTAAAATAATAAATAGAAAAGGGAGAGCATATGATATGCTCTCCTTTTTTTAGATGATATAGGTAAATACATAGAGCCCAATAAAAAGCCGCTAACTTAAAAATTAGCGGCTTTTTATTTTTTATTATAGACAAAACCTCTAAAAATATCTTTTTTTGAATATGATGTAAGCGATTTTGACTAGGATATGATAAGGCTGAATAGAAACTGAGTGACGACCTGGAACAGTGTTTATCTTCAGTCTTAGGCCGCTAAATTTTATGTTAGCCGCTCTCGTTCTACTTGATGTTGTGTGAATCTAGGAACTCAGTGACATCATTAGCAATTGTTTTAACTTGAGTGTGATGTAAGTAGTGAGGCCCTTTTAATATTTCAATTTTACCATTTGGATTTCCTTTAATTAATCCTTCGTGACCCGCTGTCCATGTGGTTGGATCGGCTTCATCACTTTCAGATGAGATGATGAAGAAAACAGGTAAATCTTTTGGAAGCGAGACTTTAGATGCTGACTTAAAGTTTTGTGTGAAACGCTTCGCTTCGTCACCAACGTCCTCATTCATCATGTTGCGGTAACCTATGTATTTTACTTGATCCTTAACTTCTTGACTTGCACGTGGAGGTAACATTAAGGCATCTGGCATAATTGATGCAATTAAACGGTTGAAGCCCATTTTGTTAAGAGTTTGTAAGCTTTCAACAGGAATATCTTCCATCGGTTGTGTTGGGTAGCTGCTATCGATACCGATAAAAGCATTCACTTCATCACCATAACGAGAAATATATTCTATTGCGTAAATACCAGCGATCGAATGTCCCATTAACGTATAATCTTTAATATCCAATTTTTGTAATACTTGGTGAAGTTCTTTGTTCATATTAGCTGTTGTACGTGGTGTTTCTGTGACATCACTCATACCGTAACCGAATGGTTCAACGATAACGATTTGATAATTTTTATCCAATAAACGACCTAACTCATCGTAATCATTACCTGGAGAAGGTGTGCCATATCCTGGTAATAAAACAATTGTTGGCTTGTCTTTCCCTTTACCAAGTGTCACAACGTTCATTTTATGACCACCATCAATAGTGACCTTTTGACCATAATCTTCAATTTTCTTAGCTTCACTCTTTAAAGCGAAGTAGTTAACAGTGAAGACGGTTGCAAAAAATAATACAACTAAGGCAATTAAGCCAATCAGAATTTTAATTGAAATACGTAAAGCCTTTTTAAAGAAATTTTTCATAAGTGGATTCCTTTCGTCACGTGCAATTATTTGTTGTTGCCATTGAGAATGTCTGCAATTTTAGTGAGTATGCTGTCATCGATGATTGGTACACCTAGGTTATCTAAAATTTGTTTAGCGACTAATATTTTGGAATTGAATTCTGCTATTGTAGCAGGATAAATCGCTGTTAAAAACCAAGTGCTTAAAACAAGCATGGTTATTTCGGATACAGCTTTTGGATTTTCTACTTTTAAAGAACCATCGGCGTTTCCTTCATCTATAAAAAAACGTATTTGAGGTGCCACAACTTCACTATTATTCAGTAATTGTTTTACTAAAAATTGGGGATTATTAATGAGTGATTGCGATTGAGCATAAAATTTTGCAAGTTCTTCATTAAAGGTAA comes from Brochothrix thermosphacta DSM 20171 = FSL F6-1036 and encodes:
- a CDS encoding low molecular weight protein-tyrosine-phosphatase yields the protein MTQPNVLFVCLGNICRSTMAEAIFRNETIIRNLNYISDSAGTGDWHIGKEPHSGTREKLIENNISYADIYARQINVKDFDVYDYIIAMDSQNLKDIQALAPSNYIGELHTLLHFSPNTNLVDVPDPYYTGDFQETFNLITDAMPGLFNALQKNSK
- a CDS encoding SMI1/KNR4 family protein, with product MSSYWTDSKNTNYSIPNDYLEFSQLNTDTLLDKNFLSTIEPTSYGFDFLETYRFLSIEKVTSTTGYEHEQTLAGTTFYFAIDGPRMIGFHYLEENVSPVILFADFETLNTMVLATSFTKFIAKMSQHLFTPEEAMLDWSHDKITFHLKYYNQEDFLTSLNALEDLPDKTFWTQQMARRFIEGTVEEQLAIANAVLEQVLYFKRKLPADWLNDWLSILALPHTKQLLTEITNEWRN
- a CDS encoding Rrf2 family transcriptional regulator; amino-acid sequence: MKISSRFSVAIHILSLLHLNKATGITSESLAASVNTNPVVIRRIIGQLKNAQLVANHRGSKGATLIRSLDDITLLDVYRAVDSVEENNLFQIHEHPNPACLVGANIEEALNESLITAQKKMENQLESETVANIVNRILKIDETKR
- a CDS encoding Dps family protein; translation: MKTVKATDTKQFLNHQVANYGLFYTKLHQLHWYVKGSHFFTLHVKFEELYDETTAILDEIAERLIAIGGAPYSTLKEFIDHSSIEEKPYTEPLTQDQMVETVIADLTTLRDELVEGIAISDEENDSVTNDLLISKKASIDTHIWFYTAFLGQDPVPAKK
- a CDS encoding HesB/YadR/YfhF family protein translates to MKINVTDQAMVFFEAEFDTERTPNIRLFAKYGGDSNIHHGFSVGITAELPEDPIVTVKVGDLNFYVEETDYWYFDGYDWNIDYDKKTDLLDFGPIVS
- a CDS encoding AI-2E family transporter — protein: MKELIEIMQKKSVRRLLIFALLIFILYTLRSMLNVMLLTFIFAFLVDRLETLVVKYTKLPRKLIVVLIYTSVVALFYATITHYLPVIVKQVTQLFNSTVGFFSQGTSNRFIAMAVDFMDKYNIKKYMDTGVDFLVSSLTSMSSITLNVFIALLLSFFFSLSKEHLVSFTKGFKHSAIGFIYDEVAYFGSRFVGTFGKVMEAQFIIAFFNTLATTLVLWLLNFPQLVSLALMIFVLSLIPVAGVVISLIPLSIIGYTIGGITDVIYMIITVIVIHAIEAYILNPKIMSSKTELPIFYTFIVLIFSEHFFGVWGLIIGIPVFMFLVDVIGAKPEPKEKKPIINNITKKIKRK
- a CDS encoding alpha/beta hydrolase, encoding MNKRNWLSYCLIPVITFAVMISILIALQPSYPKAQSTQIPTLFIHGFNGNERSFGGMINRFNSKYGWGTTSQTLRVDTDGTVTPIGTYDKTTKNPLINVIFVSNKENLKTQAGYIKNVMTYLHKEDDIKKINVVTHSMGGSSLTVYLALNHDNKERPTVNKLVYIGVPLSPTDYNKKINNEEKAQRKISQRMSETLPKSTAFLIVAGYVDKEKGGDGSVTLESALLAEDIFKHNPLQTQIVKGSSGTHSGLHENDSVDERIGKFLWSVPTK
- the proB gene encoding glutamate 5-kinase, which translates into the protein MREIIKESQRIVVKVGTSTIMYSNGKINLRTIERLVRVLADLSNQGKEVILVSSGAIGVGSHKLQLKTPPVEMAEKQAIAAVGQSELMHIYSKLFGEYGHVVGQILLTRDVIDFPDSRKNVTNTFEMMLNKGIIPIVNENDTVSVNEIEHVTRFGDNDQLSAIVSEVTTADLLILLSDIDGLFDSDPNFNPNAKLISEVKEITPYIVNLAGGEGSRFGTGGMVTKIEAAKRVVNNQSRMLITNGADPYILYDLLEGKNIGTLFSNE
- a CDS encoding glutamate-5-semialdehyde dehydrogenase, with protein sequence MSDLIKQAEQAKKMAYQLAILSTPAKNNALKAIAIALREDVAYLLNENKKDLESAEANGVAKPMLARLLIDEAAVEAMAIGVEQVATLPDPVGERVQSWVNEAGLRISEERVPLGVIGIIYESRPNVTVDAAALCLKTGNATILRGGKEAIHSNRALVKVIQKALQPLQLEFAVQLVQDTSRETAKELMKLNGFIDVLIPRGSAGLIQTVVKEATVPVIETGTGNCHIYIDQSADLMQAIEIVSNAKVQRPSACNAVETVLVHEAIAAEILPRLVGTLEDQGVEIRGDETVQAIKETVKEATVSDYETEFLDLILAIKVVPSTTAAIAHIAQYSTKHSEAILTNSYRDSQVFTKEVDAAVVYVNASTRFTDGFEFGFGAEIGISTQKLHARGPMGLPQLTSIKYVVNGEGQLRR
- a CDS encoding alpha/beta fold hydrolase — encoded protein: MKNFFKKALRISIKILIGLIALVVLFFATVFTVNYFALKSEAKKIEDYGQKVTIDGGHKMNVVTLGKGKDKPTIVLLPGYGTPSPGNDYDELGRLLDKNYQIVIVEPFGYGMSDVTETPRTTANMNKELHQVLQKLDIKDYTLMGHSIAGIYAIEYISRYGDEVNAFIGIDSSYPTQPMEDIPVESLQTLNKMGFNRLIASIMPDALMLPPRASQEVKDQVKYIGYRNMMNEDVGDEAKRFTQNFKSASKVSLPKDLPVFFIISSESDEADPTTWTAGHEGLIKGNPNGKIEILKGPHYLHHTQVKTIANDVTEFLDSHNIK
- a CDS encoding TetR/AcrR family transcriptional regulator; translation: MSKKYNSDETIAHIIQVATALFIEKGYEKTTIQDIVANLDGLSRGAIYHHFDSKDAIIAAVNQRLFPETQMFEVIKSHDDMTGLEKLKHFFVSLTFNEELAKFYAQSQSLINNPQFLVKQLLNNSEVVAPQIRFFIDEGNADGSLKVENPKAVSEITMLVLSTWFLTAIYPATIAEFNSKILVAKQILDNLGVPIIDDSILTKIADILNGNNK